In the genome of Mogibacterium neglectum, the window TCGGCCATCCGTGGTGGTGCTATGATGTATTCAATTTCATGACCACACTCTATCTCAGCTCTTCTTATCGCTTGCTTCGCCTCAAATAATCTAGGTCTACCTGGAACACCAATAACCTTTAGAGCAGGTGAAACCGCCAAACAGATTGTATTGTCAGACCTAGATTCGTCTGCGACGAGAAGTCTAGCCTCGAGCGGATTAAGCTCCCTCGCTATGCATTCGACAGATGCATAATAAGACTTCAGATCGATACACAGGTAAGTTCTGTTCCCCTCCAGTTCCTCCCAATTATTAAATATATTGATTGATGCTCTCTTATTCATCTTCGATCCCTGCTGATGACAAATACTTAGCTTGACTTTTTTGCTTGTCCCAATTATAGTGGATGCACAAACAAAAATCAAACATACGTTCTTTTATTTTTCCGCTAAATCTTTATGATTTTTGTTGAACTCCACTGACATAAAGGTGTTAAAAAATTTTTAATAGCTTTGTGAAACTTTCTTTCTACATTGACATGATAAATCGCCAGTGGTAAACTGAAAATGATTTTTAATTTCGGTTATCTCCCCATTTTTATATCGTCACCGATTCGATTCATAGAAGAATCGCGGTGCTCGGATAATTACAATAACCGATATTATTTTTGAAAAATCTGTATTTTTCACGTTACATAGCATGGAGGTTTTTATGAAACGTAACAAGCTTATTAAAATATTTGCAATTATGATGATTGCAATCCTTTCACTTGGTACACTTGCTAGCTGTGGCAGCAAGGAATCGAGCTCCAAGAAGCTCAAGATTGTCGTAACTACATTTCCTGAGTACGACTGGGTTAGAGAGATTCTCGGTGACAGAGTCAAGGACGTTGATTTGAAGTTACTTCAGAAGAATGGTACTGATTTGCACAGTTTCCAGCCTTCCGCTCAGGACATAAAGGATATATCAAATGCCGATATTTTCGTCTACGTTGGCGGTGAGTCTGACGAGTGGGTTTCTGATGTTCTCAAGAAGAAAAAGAACAAGGATCTCGTTGCAATCAACCTCATGGATGAGATGAAGGACAGCAAGAAGGCCGAGGAAGTTAAGGAAGGTATGCAGCCTGAGAAGGAGGATAAAGACGAAGGTGATGGTCATCATCATGAGAATGCTGAGGAAGTCGAGTATGATGAGCATGTATGGCTATCTCTCAAGAATGCAATTAAGCTCTGCCAGCCTATTGAGCAGGCAATTGCTAAAAAAGATAAGAAGCATGCAGATACTTATAAGAAGAACTTAGATGCTTATACAAAAAAGCTCCAGAAACTAGATAATAAATATGCTGAGGCTGTTAAAAATGCTAAGGTTAAGACTCTAATATTCGGAGACCGTTTCCCATTCCGTTACATGGTAGATGACTATGGTTTGAACTACTATGCTGCATTTGTCGGCTGCTCTGCTGAATCTGAGGCTAGCTTTGAGACAATTAGTTTCCTATCCAACAAGCTCAACCAGCTTAAGATAAAGCATGTTTTAACTATTGAGAACTCTGATCACAAGATTGCTAAGTCAGTAATTAAGAATGCTGACGGAACTAAGAGAGATATAAAGACTCTTGATTCGCTGCAGTCTATGAAGAAGGGTGACCTCAAGAAAAAGACTTACCTCAAGACAATGGAGAATAACCTCAAAGTCTTGCAGGAGGTTCTAAATAATTAGGTAATTAATAGGAGAATAAATTAAACAAAATGGTAAGAGAGACTAGGGACTCTTCATTTAGTATCATTTGCGAGGGGCTTGCTGTCGGATATTCAGGCAAGCCCCTCTGTAATGGATTCGATTTGGAGATTAATAACGGAGATTATATTTGTATTGTAGGAGAAAACGGTGCCGGAAAATCGACCTTGATTAAGACCTTGGTGGGTTTGATTCCGTCGATTAACGGCAAGGTATTATTGCGTGGCGATGTCGATAAGAGTGATATCGGCTACCTGCCGCAGCAGCGTGAGATGCAGAAAGATTTCCCGGCTTCCGTATGGGAAGTCGTACTATCTGGATGCCTGGATAGACTTGGATTCAGGCCTTTTTATGGGAATAAGGAGCGAAAGCTTGCCGCTGATGCTATCCGAGAGCTTGACCTCGAGGATATTAAGAACGAGAGCTTTCGCGAACTTTCTGGTGGGCAGCGGCAGCGCGTGCTCCTCGCACGCGCCATAGCCGGCTCCAAGAAAGTGCTGGTTCTGGACGAGCCGATCACCGGGCTCGACCCGGTGGCCGCTGCCCATCTGTACTACCTGCTAGATAGACTGAATCAGAGCGGAACCACAATCATAACCATATCGCACGATATCAGCAAAGCGCTAGCTGCAGCTAATAAGCTTCTTATAATGAGCGATACGCCTCACTTAGCTTCAGAAGCAGAGAGGAGGGCGATTCTAGATGTCTAATATTTCAGAACAATTACACATGTATTTTTCTCACTCCTTCGTCCTATATGCATTAATCGTCGGTGTATCAATAGCCCTCTGTGCAGCTATGGTCGGAGTAACACTTGTTCTTAAGAGGTTTTCATTTATCGG includes:
- a CDS encoding metal ABC transporter substrate-binding protein — protein: MKRNKLIKIFAIMMIAILSLGTLASCGSKESSSKKLKIVVTTFPEYDWVREILGDRVKDVDLKLLQKNGTDLHSFQPSAQDIKDISNADIFVYVGGESDEWVSDVLKKKKNKDLVAINLMDEMKDSKKAEEVKEGMQPEKEDKDEGDGHHHENAEEVEYDEHVWLSLKNAIKLCQPIEQAIAKKDKKHADTYKKNLDAYTKKLQKLDNKYAEAVKNAKVKTLIFGDRFPFRYMVDDYGLNYYAAFVGCSAESEASFETISFLSNKLNQLKIKHVLTIENSDHKIAKSVIKNADGTKRDIKTLDSLQSMKKGDLKKKTYLKTMENNLKVLQEVLNN
- a CDS encoding metal ABC transporter ATP-binding protein; amino-acid sequence: MVRETRDSSFSIICEGLAVGYSGKPLCNGFDLEINNGDYICIVGENGAGKSTLIKTLVGLIPSINGKVLLRGDVDKSDIGYLPQQREMQKDFPASVWEVVLSGCLDRLGFRPFYGNKERKLAADAIRELDLEDIKNESFRELSGGQRQRVLLARAIAGSKKVLVLDEPITGLDPVAAAHLYYLLDRLNQSGTTIITISHDISKALAAANKLLIMSDTPHLASEAERRAILDV